One Gossypium raimondii isolate GPD5lz chromosome 3, ASM2569854v1, whole genome shotgun sequence genomic window carries:
- the LOC105793906 gene encoding DEAD-box ATP-dependent RNA helicase 50 isoform X1: MSANGCFPNIITATAPLLGWHRNHTVTSLEAPANYCQFHLRCFIRCAASTHPVTDHLLLSHSDSDSGSDWSLSPSPNTNPNPNPNSAATNKNCSADSGSKGLTAGFTRLKAKRVKALVKRIKQEEISIGDDNNDDNRGVSEGGSYPKNAELEGSFAISHFRGWADGGSISKPKLNSPHLPKKHLTLSTGAGSDFFSRKTFANLGCSEYMIKSLKQQLFLRPSHIQAKAFGPVIEGQSCIIADQSGSGKTLAYLAPLVQRLREEELQGVSKSSSGSPRAVIIVPTAELASQVLNNCRSLSKFGVPFRSMVVTGGFRQKTQLENLEQSVDVLIATPGRFMFLIKEGFLQLANLRSVVFDEVDILFNDEDFKVALQSLIDSSPVITQYLFVTATLPVEIYNRLIEVFPDTKVIMGPGMHHISSGLEEVLVDCSGEGTLKTPDTAFLNKKTALLKLVEESPVSKTIVFCNKIETCRKVENVLKRFDRKGTHVRILPFHAALAQETRLINLKEFTHSQPGGDSLILVCTDRASRGIDFAGVDHVVLFDFPRDPSEYVRRVGRTARGAGGKGKAFIFVVGKQVPLARKIIERNQKGHPLHEVPAAF, encoded by the exons ATGTCGGCGAATGGTTGTTTTCCAAATATTATTACAGCAACTGCTCCATTATTGGGATGGCATCGTAACCATACGGTGACGTCCCTGGAAGCACCGGCTAATTACTGCCAGTTCCACCTGCGTTGCTTCATTCGTTGTGCCGCTTCGACTCACCCCGTTACTGACCACCTATTACTATCTCATTCTGATTCTGATTCTGGCTCTGATTGGAGCCTCTCACCTAGTCCTAAtactaaccctaaccctaaccctaattcAGCAG CAACCAACAAAAACTGTTCTGCAGACTCAGGTTCAAAGGGATTGACGGCGGGTTTCACGAGACTTAAAGCAAAAAGAGTAAAAGCCCTTGTCAAGAGGataaaacaagaagaaataagCATTGGtgatgataataatgatgataatagaGGAGTTTCAGAGGGAGGTAGTTACCCCAAAAATGCTGAACTAGAGGGttcatttgcaatttctcaCTTTCGAGGTTGGGCTGATGGGGGATCCATCAGTAAGCCTAAATTGAACTCACCTCACCTTCCAAAGAAACATCTTACTCTATCTACTGGTGCTGGGAGTGACTTTTTTAGTCGAAAAACCTTTGCCAATTTGGGTTGCAGTGAATACATgattaaatctttaaaacaaCAGCTTTTCCTGCGCCCTTCACATATTCAG GCAAAGGCTTTTGGACCTGTTATTGAGGGACAGAGCTGTATTATAGCTGATCAAAGTGGCTCAGGGAAGACATTAGCATACCTTGCACCCTTGGTCCAGCGTCTTAGGGAAGAAGAACTCCAAGGAGTCAGCAAGTCATCCTCTGGTAGCCCTCGTGCAGTTATAATTGTACCAACGGCTGAATTGGCATCTCAG GTCTTGAATAATTGTCGGTCATTGTCAAAATTTGGGGTTCCGTTCAGATCTATGGTCGTGACAGGTGGTTTTCGACAAAAAACTCAATTGGAAAATCTAGAGCAAAGTGTTGATGTTTTAATAGCAACACCAGGTCGTTTCATGTTCCTAATTAAAGAAGGCTTCTTGCAGTTAGCAAATCTTAGGAG TGTGGTTTTTGATGAAGTGGATATACTTTTTAATGACGAGGATTTTAAGGTTGCATTGCAAAGTTTGATAGACTCTTCACCTGTTATAACACAATATCTATTCGTCACTGCAACTTTGCCCGTAGAAATATACAACAGGCTGATTGAAGTTTTTCCTGATACTAAAGTGATAATGGGACCTGGCATGCATCATATAAGCTCTGGTCTTGAGGAG GTTCTTGTGGATTGCAGTGGAGAAGGGACTTTAAAAACTCCTGATACAGCTTTCCTTAATAAGAAGACTGCCCTTCTGAAGCTTGTGGAAGAAAGCCCAGTTTCCAAAACAATTGTTTTCTGCAACAAG ATTGAAACATGCAGAAAAGTTGAGAATGTACTAAAACGTTTTGATAGGAAAGGAACTCATGTGCGAATCCTACCTTTTCATGCTGCTCTGGCACAAGAAACACGGCTTATAAACTTGAAGGAATTTACTCATTCTCAACCTGGAGGAGATTCTTTGATTTTGGTTTGCACTGATAG AGCATCGCGTGGAATAGACTTTGCTGGTGTGGATCATGTTGTACTTTTCGACTTCCCTCGTGATCCTAGTGAATATGTGCGCCGTGTTGGACGAACTGCCAGAGGAGCTGGGGGAAAGGGTAAGGCATTCATTTTTGTTGTTGGCAAACAAGTTCCTCTTGCACGGAAGATCATTGAAAGAAACCAAAAGGGTCATCCATTACATGAGGTGCCAGCTGCCttttga
- the LOC105793906 gene encoding DEAD-box ATP-dependent RNA helicase 50 isoform X2, with translation MSANGCFPNIITATAPLLGWHRNHTVTSLEAPANYCQFHLRCFIRCAASTHPVTDHLLLSHSDSDSGSDWSLSPSPNTNPNPNPNSADSGSKGLTAGFTRLKAKRVKALVKRIKQEEISIGDDNNDDNRGVSEGGSYPKNAELEGSFAISHFRGWADGGSISKPKLNSPHLPKKHLTLSTGAGSDFFSRKTFANLGCSEYMIKSLKQQLFLRPSHIQAKAFGPVIEGQSCIIADQSGSGKTLAYLAPLVQRLREEELQGVSKSSSGSPRAVIIVPTAELASQVLNNCRSLSKFGVPFRSMVVTGGFRQKTQLENLEQSVDVLIATPGRFMFLIKEGFLQLANLRSVVFDEVDILFNDEDFKVALQSLIDSSPVITQYLFVTATLPVEIYNRLIEVFPDTKVIMGPGMHHISSGLEEVLVDCSGEGTLKTPDTAFLNKKTALLKLVEESPVSKTIVFCNKIETCRKVENVLKRFDRKGTHVRILPFHAALAQETRLINLKEFTHSQPGGDSLILVCTDRASRGIDFAGVDHVVLFDFPRDPSEYVRRVGRTARGAGGKGKAFIFVVGKQVPLARKIIERNQKGHPLHEVPAAF, from the exons ATGTCGGCGAATGGTTGTTTTCCAAATATTATTACAGCAACTGCTCCATTATTGGGATGGCATCGTAACCATACGGTGACGTCCCTGGAAGCACCGGCTAATTACTGCCAGTTCCACCTGCGTTGCTTCATTCGTTGTGCCGCTTCGACTCACCCCGTTACTGACCACCTATTACTATCTCATTCTGATTCTGATTCTGGCTCTGATTGGAGCCTCTCACCTAGTCCTAAtactaaccctaaccctaaccctaattcAGCAG ACTCAGGTTCAAAGGGATTGACGGCGGGTTTCACGAGACTTAAAGCAAAAAGAGTAAAAGCCCTTGTCAAGAGGataaaacaagaagaaataagCATTGGtgatgataataatgatgataatagaGGAGTTTCAGAGGGAGGTAGTTACCCCAAAAATGCTGAACTAGAGGGttcatttgcaatttctcaCTTTCGAGGTTGGGCTGATGGGGGATCCATCAGTAAGCCTAAATTGAACTCACCTCACCTTCCAAAGAAACATCTTACTCTATCTACTGGTGCTGGGAGTGACTTTTTTAGTCGAAAAACCTTTGCCAATTTGGGTTGCAGTGAATACATgattaaatctttaaaacaaCAGCTTTTCCTGCGCCCTTCACATATTCAG GCAAAGGCTTTTGGACCTGTTATTGAGGGACAGAGCTGTATTATAGCTGATCAAAGTGGCTCAGGGAAGACATTAGCATACCTTGCACCCTTGGTCCAGCGTCTTAGGGAAGAAGAACTCCAAGGAGTCAGCAAGTCATCCTCTGGTAGCCCTCGTGCAGTTATAATTGTACCAACGGCTGAATTGGCATCTCAG GTCTTGAATAATTGTCGGTCATTGTCAAAATTTGGGGTTCCGTTCAGATCTATGGTCGTGACAGGTGGTTTTCGACAAAAAACTCAATTGGAAAATCTAGAGCAAAGTGTTGATGTTTTAATAGCAACACCAGGTCGTTTCATGTTCCTAATTAAAGAAGGCTTCTTGCAGTTAGCAAATCTTAGGAG TGTGGTTTTTGATGAAGTGGATATACTTTTTAATGACGAGGATTTTAAGGTTGCATTGCAAAGTTTGATAGACTCTTCACCTGTTATAACACAATATCTATTCGTCACTGCAACTTTGCCCGTAGAAATATACAACAGGCTGATTGAAGTTTTTCCTGATACTAAAGTGATAATGGGACCTGGCATGCATCATATAAGCTCTGGTCTTGAGGAG GTTCTTGTGGATTGCAGTGGAGAAGGGACTTTAAAAACTCCTGATACAGCTTTCCTTAATAAGAAGACTGCCCTTCTGAAGCTTGTGGAAGAAAGCCCAGTTTCCAAAACAATTGTTTTCTGCAACAAG ATTGAAACATGCAGAAAAGTTGAGAATGTACTAAAACGTTTTGATAGGAAAGGAACTCATGTGCGAATCCTACCTTTTCATGCTGCTCTGGCACAAGAAACACGGCTTATAAACTTGAAGGAATTTACTCATTCTCAACCTGGAGGAGATTCTTTGATTTTGGTTTGCACTGATAG AGCATCGCGTGGAATAGACTTTGCTGGTGTGGATCATGTTGTACTTTTCGACTTCCCTCGTGATCCTAGTGAATATGTGCGCCGTGTTGGACGAACTGCCAGAGGAGCTGGGGGAAAGGGTAAGGCATTCATTTTTGTTGTTGGCAAACAAGTTCCTCTTGCACGGAAGATCATTGAAAGAAACCAAAAGGGTCATCCATTACATGAGGTGCCAGCTGCCttttga